ACAGCGCTGAACAGGAGCTTATTCATGTCCAAACTCGTTCTGTGGTCATTCACAATTTCCAATATTTCACTTTCCAGTAGAACTATATTGTCGGCCTCAACAATAGGCCCCTCTTCCAATGTGTCCGTAGTGCAGGAAGATAAAAACAATACAAATAAAACCGGGACTACATAAAGCAATCTCATTTTCATATATAGATTTATTTGTAAGCAGGCCGTTCAGCTTAGCGAAGTAGGTATGTAAGATGGGGTAATCCTATTTGTTCTCGTGTTGATAGGGGATATCAACAGTATAATATTAGATAAAATCACTTGAATTACCGTTGTATCTATTTATTTTTCGACGAAGGGTATCAAAACCAAGAACAACTACTTTCTTTGAGTTTTCAAAATTATACGTTGTGTTCCAAATCGGATTTAGCTTGCAACACGTAATCAAAGACAAAGGCTCCGAGGTCCTTCACAGGTTGGTACAAGGCAGATTCCTTTTTGAGCTCATCATCTACCAAGCCTATGTTTTCATTGATACGGTCAAAGAAAATTAGGAGCGCCCCAAGAATTACGGCCACTTTTAGGGCTCCAAAAAGAGCTCCGGCAATTTTGTTTAAAAGGCCGAGCATGGCAAAATTGGCAATTTTGGTTAAAAATTTACCGGCGGTATGAACGAGTATGACTATTAAAATAAAAGTGATTACAAATGCGGTAATACTGATGTAACGCTCATTCCAATCCATACGCTCATAAAGATAATCTCCAGTGATATAGGAAAAATGGATGGCTCCATAAATTCCGGCAATCAATGCTATTAAAGAGGCTATCTCCACGAAAAGACCATTTTTTAATCCCTTCCAGAGTCCCCAAAGAAGCAGTAGACCAAGGACGATATCTAAAAAATTCATTTCAAAAAGTGTTTTAACAAATATAGCGCTTTGATTAGTACCTTTGCTCGGCTACAGAAAATTCAAATAAGTAGAGACCATGGCCAGAGATGAGGAATTAAAGAATCGGTGGAAATCCTTAGTCGTTAAGCTTTCAAGTCAATTCGCTGACGGCGATGTCCTAGAGTTAGATGCCATAATTTATTTGGTAGGTGTTCAAGAACTTGGTCAATACCATCGAAAGTATAAGAAAGACGATAAATTGGACCTAATGCATATTGCAATATGCAGGTTGTTAGAACCCTATGGGTATTACGAATTCGATTTTTTTGACGAGGAAGGTTGGCCTCACTACAAGGTCAAGGAGGAACTTCCAACATTAAAGGCTGGTGAACAGGCTGTACTAATGAAACAAGCCATTGTAGAGTACTTCTTGGAA
This genomic window from Maribacter sp. MJ134 contains:
- a CDS encoding CvpA family protein, coding for MNFLDIVLGLLLLWGLWKGLKNGLFVEIASLIALIAGIYGAIHFSYITGDYLYERMDWNERYISITAFVITFILIVILVHTAGKFLTKIANFAMLGLLNKIAGALFGALKVAVILGALLIFFDRINENIGLVDDELKKESALYQPVKDLGAFVFDYVLQAKSDLEHNV